Proteins encoded by one window of Leopardus geoffroyi isolate Oge1 chromosome X, O.geoffroyi_Oge1_pat1.0, whole genome shotgun sequence:
- the LOC123594678 gene encoding progesterone receptor-like: MEKRGDLENKRQHAQMCLTFPSGAACGFKARLPRPFCNPSGRASKASVQPFGDAHTILSSKAALITLASQALPLPDLAAKEAEVFPELLASAWKAPRARGDSQPGWLALKDAPAGPRKGSRRPAREPGVGECPRGTDGQRFLRGVHRGSAPPPLMTGMGFCAPRVLAGSGGHGHGADSPPAFAAPWPPAGQDPRHIQTHPKPAALASDTQTGSGPGPAPPSSARPFCPPAVSRGICNAARFREARLGRGARPAEKQQDVATADGSRERVPGRQCLSFFSFFNRKVGSEGILSLPTHPCPTNVAHFSLTLQCSLVPKRAVYQAGAVDTHGLVHRALGPVPDPLRPSSAKPSAPQARTPHPHPRPPVGPSVPLLCN; this comes from the coding sequence ATGGAGAAACGGGGAGACTTGGAAAACAAGAGACAGCACGCACAAATGTGTTTGACCTTTCCCTCCGGGGCCGCCTGCGGATTCAAAGCACGGCTTCCCCGTCCTTTTTGCAACCCTTCTGGAAGGGCCTCCAAGGCCTCCGTCCAGCCCTTCGGTGACGCTCACACTATTTTGAGCTCAAAAGCCGCATTGATTACATTGGCTTCCcaagcccttcccctccccgactTGGCCGCGAAGGAAGCTGAGGTCTTTCCAGAGCTCCTGGCCTCCGCCTGGAAGGCACCGCGGGCGCGTGGGGACTCCCAGCCGGGCTGGCTCGCCTTGAAAGACGCCCCTGCTGGGCCCAGAAAGGGGAGTCGTAGGCCTGCCAGAGAGCCAGGCGTGGGCGAGTGCCCGCGGGGGACAGATGGCCAACGGTTCCTAAGAGGCGTGCACAGAGGGTCAGCCCCGCCGCCCCTGATGACAGGAATGGGATTTTGTGCCCCCCGGGTGCTGGCCGGCTCTGGGGGCCACGGGCATGGCGCAGACAGCCCGCCCGCCTTCGCCGCCCCATGGCCCCCTGCAGGCCAGGATCCACGGCACATTCAGACCCACCCCAAGCCTGCAGCTTTGGCCAGCGACACTCAGACTGGCTCTGGTCCTGGGCCAGCACCTCCGAGCTCCGCACGACCTTTCTGCCCGCCCGCAGTTTCTAGAGGCATCTGCAATGCAGCCCGCTTTCGAGAGGCACGTCTGGGGCGTGGGGCTCGCCCCGCCGAGAAACAACAGGATGTTGCCACGGCCGACGGGTCTCGGGAGCGAGTGCCCGGCAGGCAGtgtctgtcttttttctctttctttaaccGGAAAGTGGGTTCGGAAGGCATTCTGTCCCTCCctacccacccctgccccaccaacGTCGCTCACTTCTCTTTAACGTTACAATGTTCACTCGTGCCAAAGCGTGCCGTTTATCAGGCAGGTGCCGTGGACACACACGGTCTGGTGCATCGGGCATTAGGACCTGTCCCTGACCCCCTGCGTCCTTCCTCAGCAAAGCCAAGTGCCCCACAGGCAAGgaccccccacccacacccccggCCACCTGTGGGGCCGTCTGTTCCTCTCCTGTGTAATTAG